The following proteins are encoded in a genomic region of Magnolia sinica isolate HGM2019 chromosome 1, MsV1, whole genome shotgun sequence:
- the LOC131236721 gene encoding protein TRANSPORT INHIBITOR RESPONSE 1-like isoform X2, with the protein MRKMQSVEADSCVENRISSFPDEVLERVLVFVKSHKDRSSVSLVCKDWYSADCWSRTHVFIGNCYSVSPEILVRRFPNIRSVTLKGKPRFSDFNLVPPNWGADIHSWLVVFASAYPFLEELRLKRMAVSDESLEYLARSFGNFRALSLVSCDGFSTDGLAAIATHCRNLTELDIQENGIDDLGGSWLSCFPESFASLEALNFANLSSEVSFDALERLVTRCKSLKVLKVNKNVTLEQLQRLLVRAPQLTELGTGSFSQELMPRQNAELESVFSHCKNLHTLSGLWEVSALYLQALYPACTNLTFLNLSYAALQSAQLAKLLSSCPHLRRLWVLDTVEDKGLEAVGSSCPLLEELRVFPADPYDQDAIGGGGGVTESGFVAVSRGCRNLHYVLYFCRQMTNAAVETVVRNCPDFTHFRLCIMNPCQPDYHTNEPMDEAFGAVVKACAKLQRLAISGLLTDRVFEYIGKYAKNLETLSVAFAGSSDRGMQYVLEGCPKLRKLEIRDCPFGNAALLSGLERYESMRSLWMSACHVTMNGCRLLARDMPRLNVEVIKEDENDDTRAEKVYVYRSVAGPRRDAPPFVLTL; encoded by the exons ATG AGGAAAATGCAGTCTGTGGAAGCGGACAGCTGCGTTGAGAATCGCATTTCTTCCTTTCCAGATGAGGTTTTAGAACGGGTTCTTGTTTTCGTGAAATCGCACAAGGATAGGAGCTCTGTCTCGTTAGTCTGCAAGGACTGGTATAGCGCCGATTGCTGGAGCCGGACCCATGTCTTCATTGGGAACTGCTACTCAGTCTCCCCGGAGATCCTTGTCCGCCGATTCCCCAACATCCGGAGCGTTACCCTGAAAGGGAAGCCCCGTTTCTCCGACTTCAATCTGGTCCCTCCTAATTGGGGTGCCGATATCCATTCCTGGCTTGTTGTGTTTGCCTCGGCCTACCCGTTTCTGGAGGAGCTCCGGTTGAAGAGGATGGCAGTTAGTGATGAGAGCTTGGAGTACCTGGCACGGTCGTTTGGGAACTTCCGTGCGCTCTCCCTCGTGAGCTGTGATGGTTTCAGCACTGATGGGCTTGCAGCCATTGCAACCCATTGCAG GAATTTGACTGAGCTGGACATACAGGAGAATGGGATTGATGATCTTGGGGGCAGCTGGCTAAGTTGCTTCCCTGAAAGCTTCGCATCTTTGGAAGCACTGAATTTTGCTAATTTGAGCAGTGAAGTGAGTTTCGATGCTCTAGAGCGGCTCGTTACCAGGTGCAAGTCACTGAAGGTCCTGAAAGTTAATAAGAATGTTACACTCGAACAGTTACAGAGGCTGCTTGTGAGAGCTCCTCAACTGACAGAGCTCGGAACAGGCTCATTTTCACAAGAGCTCATGCCTCGGCAGAATGCAGAACTTGAAAGTGTGTTTAGCCACTGCAAAAACCTACACACACTTTCGGGTTTATGGGAAGTCAGTGCCCTATATCTACAGGCATTATATCCAGCCTGCACAAATCTGACTTTCTTGAATCTGAGCTATGCTGCTCTGCAAAGTGCTCAACTGGCTAAGCTTTTGTCAAGCTGCCCACATCTTCGACGTCTGTGG GTTCTGGACACTGTAGAGGATAAAGGTTTGGAGGCTGTGGGATCCAGCTGCCCCTTGCTCGAAGAGCTCCGTGTCTTCCCAGCGGACCCTTATGATCAGGATGCGATCGGAGGTGGCGGCGGGGTGACAGAATCTGGTTTTGTTGCTGTCTCTCGTGGCTGCCGAAACCTCCACTATGTCCTCTACTTCTGCCGCCAGATGACGAATGCAGCCGTGGAGACGGTGGTCCGCAACTGCCCTGACTTCACCCACTTCCGCCTCTGTATCATGAACCCATGCCAGCCTGACTACCATACCAATGAGCCCATGGATGAGGCCTTTGGTGCGGTCGTGAAGGCATGTGCCAAACTCCAGCGGCTTGCCATCTCAGGCCTCTTGACGGACCGCGTGTTTGAGTACATTGGTAAATACGCTAAGAACCTTGAGACACTCTCAGTCGCCTTCGCGGGAAGCAGTGACCGGGGCATGCAGTACGTGCTTGAGGGCTGCCCGAAGTTGCGGAAGCTGGAGATAAGGGACTGCCCATTTGGGAATGCAGCACTACTCTCAGGGCTGGAGAGGTATGAGTCGATGAGATCGCTGTGGATGTCGGCCTGCCATGTGACAATGAATGGGTGTAGGCTTTTGGCAAGGGATATGCCAAGGTTGAATGTGGAGGTGATCAAGGAAGATGAAAACGATGATACACGGGCTGAGAAGGTTTATGTATACCGGTCGGTCGCTGGGCCAAGGAGGGATGCCCCGCCTTTTGTCCTCACCCTCTGA
- the LOC131220539 gene encoding dynein light chain 1, cytoplasmic-like encodes MLEGKAVISETDMLQTMQQHALHVTAKALDAFDITDSTNIACYIKKEFDQAYGPGWQCIVGTDFGSFVTHCCGCFIYFCIGSLAIMLFKGVALGPEANMGPFHAMEAVEA; translated from the exons ATGCTGGAAGGCAAGGCAGTCATCAGCGAGACCGACATGCTGCAGACCATGCAGCAGCACGCCCTCCATGTCACTGCCAAGGCCCTCGATGCCTTTGATATTACCGACTCCACCAACATTGCCTGCTACATCAAGAAG GAATTTGATCAGGCATATGGGCCGGGGTGGCAATGCATTGTGGGGACAGATTTTGGATCCTTCGTCACACACTGCTGCGGGTGCTTCATCTACTTCTGCATTGGCAGCTTGGCGATCATGCTCTTTAAGGGCGTGGCTCTGGGTCCCGAGGCCAATATGGGTCCATTCCACGCTATGGAGGCAGTGGAGGCCTGA
- the LOC131236721 gene encoding protein TRANSPORT INHIBITOR RESPONSE 1-like isoform X1: MAASKRKMQSVEADSCVENRISSFPDEVLERVLVFVKSHKDRSSVSLVCKDWYSADCWSRTHVFIGNCYSVSPEILVRRFPNIRSVTLKGKPRFSDFNLVPPNWGADIHSWLVVFASAYPFLEELRLKRMAVSDESLEYLARSFGNFRALSLVSCDGFSTDGLAAIATHCRNLTELDIQENGIDDLGGSWLSCFPESFASLEALNFANLSSEVSFDALERLVTRCKSLKVLKVNKNVTLEQLQRLLVRAPQLTELGTGSFSQELMPRQNAELESVFSHCKNLHTLSGLWEVSALYLQALYPACTNLTFLNLSYAALQSAQLAKLLSSCPHLRRLWVLDTVEDKGLEAVGSSCPLLEELRVFPADPYDQDAIGGGGGVTESGFVAVSRGCRNLHYVLYFCRQMTNAAVETVVRNCPDFTHFRLCIMNPCQPDYHTNEPMDEAFGAVVKACAKLQRLAISGLLTDRVFEYIGKYAKNLETLSVAFAGSSDRGMQYVLEGCPKLRKLEIRDCPFGNAALLSGLERYESMRSLWMSACHVTMNGCRLLARDMPRLNVEVIKEDENDDTRAEKVYVYRSVAGPRRDAPPFVLTL, from the exons ATGGCGGCGTCTAAGAGGAAAATGCAGTCTGTGGAAGCGGACAGCTGCGTTGAGAATCGCATTTCTTCCTTTCCAGATGAGGTTTTAGAACGGGTTCTTGTTTTCGTGAAATCGCACAAGGATAGGAGCTCTGTCTCGTTAGTCTGCAAGGACTGGTATAGCGCCGATTGCTGGAGCCGGACCCATGTCTTCATTGGGAACTGCTACTCAGTCTCCCCGGAGATCCTTGTCCGCCGATTCCCCAACATCCGGAGCGTTACCCTGAAAGGGAAGCCCCGTTTCTCCGACTTCAATCTGGTCCCTCCTAATTGGGGTGCCGATATCCATTCCTGGCTTGTTGTGTTTGCCTCGGCCTACCCGTTTCTGGAGGAGCTCCGGTTGAAGAGGATGGCAGTTAGTGATGAGAGCTTGGAGTACCTGGCACGGTCGTTTGGGAACTTCCGTGCGCTCTCCCTCGTGAGCTGTGATGGTTTCAGCACTGATGGGCTTGCAGCCATTGCAACCCATTGCAG GAATTTGACTGAGCTGGACATACAGGAGAATGGGATTGATGATCTTGGGGGCAGCTGGCTAAGTTGCTTCCCTGAAAGCTTCGCATCTTTGGAAGCACTGAATTTTGCTAATTTGAGCAGTGAAGTGAGTTTCGATGCTCTAGAGCGGCTCGTTACCAGGTGCAAGTCACTGAAGGTCCTGAAAGTTAATAAGAATGTTACACTCGAACAGTTACAGAGGCTGCTTGTGAGAGCTCCTCAACTGACAGAGCTCGGAACAGGCTCATTTTCACAAGAGCTCATGCCTCGGCAGAATGCAGAACTTGAAAGTGTGTTTAGCCACTGCAAAAACCTACACACACTTTCGGGTTTATGGGAAGTCAGTGCCCTATATCTACAGGCATTATATCCAGCCTGCACAAATCTGACTTTCTTGAATCTGAGCTATGCTGCTCTGCAAAGTGCTCAACTGGCTAAGCTTTTGTCAAGCTGCCCACATCTTCGACGTCTGTGG GTTCTGGACACTGTAGAGGATAAAGGTTTGGAGGCTGTGGGATCCAGCTGCCCCTTGCTCGAAGAGCTCCGTGTCTTCCCAGCGGACCCTTATGATCAGGATGCGATCGGAGGTGGCGGCGGGGTGACAGAATCTGGTTTTGTTGCTGTCTCTCGTGGCTGCCGAAACCTCCACTATGTCCTCTACTTCTGCCGCCAGATGACGAATGCAGCCGTGGAGACGGTGGTCCGCAACTGCCCTGACTTCACCCACTTCCGCCTCTGTATCATGAACCCATGCCAGCCTGACTACCATACCAATGAGCCCATGGATGAGGCCTTTGGTGCGGTCGTGAAGGCATGTGCCAAACTCCAGCGGCTTGCCATCTCAGGCCTCTTGACGGACCGCGTGTTTGAGTACATTGGTAAATACGCTAAGAACCTTGAGACACTCTCAGTCGCCTTCGCGGGAAGCAGTGACCGGGGCATGCAGTACGTGCTTGAGGGCTGCCCGAAGTTGCGGAAGCTGGAGATAAGGGACTGCCCATTTGGGAATGCAGCACTACTCTCAGGGCTGGAGAGGTATGAGTCGATGAGATCGCTGTGGATGTCGGCCTGCCATGTGACAATGAATGGGTGTAGGCTTTTGGCAAGGGATATGCCAAGGTTGAATGTGGAGGTGATCAAGGAAGATGAAAACGATGATACACGGGCTGAGAAGGTTTATGTATACCGGTCGGTCGCTGGGCCAAGGAGGGATGCCCCGCCTTTTGTCCTCACCCTCTGA